ACCCACGTCCACCGCTCGAGCCCGTAGCCCGTGTCCACGATGTACGTGTCCATCGGCGAGTACAACTTCCCGTCGCCCATCTCGTACTCCCCGTCCGGGTCCTCTTCCATCGACATGAAGACCAGCGTCGCCACCTCCGCGCCCTTATAAATAACCTCGAACGCGGGACCGGCGTTCCCGCCGCCGTACCACGGGTCCTCGATGTACGTCACGTCCTCGAGGTCCGCACCCATCGAATCGAGGAACAGGTCGCAGTACTCGACCGTTTGATCCTTCCAGTAGACCTCGCCCTCGTAGGCGTACTCGTCGCCGACGTCCTCCCGCGCGTTGAACACCGTATGCGACATCATCTCGAACGCCATCGTATGCCGGCCGGTCTTCCCGACGTTGTCGATGTCCTGCATCCGAATACACGGCTGACTGATACACAGCGGATTCGCCGGCGGCGGCGTCTGGCCCGACGTGACCAGCGGCTGGAAGTCGTAAATCGACGCCTGCGTCAGCAGCACGTCGTCCCGCCACCGATTCGCCGCCACCGGATACGGATCCACCCGCTCGTGCCCGTGCTCCTCGAAGAACGAGAGGAACGCCTCCCGCATCTCACCGAGCTCGTACTCCTCGTCGAACGCCGGATTATCGATGAACTGGTAGTCCTCACACGGCGGCTCCCCGCACGTCGACCGCTCCGCATCCCGCGTCCAGAAGTGCGCGCCACACTCCGAACACTCCGCCCGACGAAACCCCTCCTCCTCGAAATAGTCGAGACGGTACTCCGCTTCGAGTTCACTCATTACCCCAGAATCACCGACGAACCGACTAAATCCTTCCGCAAAAAGCCCTACGCCGCCGCTCTGCGGCGGCGTACCCCTTTTTATGTCCCACCCCCGCCGTCGGCCCACGCAAGCGGGGCGGCCGGAGGCCGCCCCGCGGCATCACGTGCTTCACCGCCTTTCTGCGACCGCTCCGCTCTGCCCCGGTTCCGCGACAGCGCCGCCCCACCCCGCTTCCGCCCCGTTTCCGCTCCGGGTTGCCCCTCGACGTTCTGTGACCGTTCGCCGTCCTGGCCGCTCGGGCGCGACGACCGACATAGTGGGTCGCGACGAGTCCCGCCGCGGCCCCCTCGCTTTTGCCGCGTCCCGTCGACCGATCAGGTATGGGTCGCATGATCGACGGGGAGTGGCATACGGACGCAGAACAGCTGTCGAAGAGCGAGCGCGGCGAGTTCCAGCGCGACCAGACGTCCTTCCGCGACTGGATTCGGGGGACGCGACGCGGCCCCGACGACGTCGTCGAGGACGGCCCGGAACCGGAGGCGGGCCGCTACCACCTCTACGTCTCCTACGCGTGCCCGTGGGCGCACCGCGTCCTCCTGACGCGCGCCCTGAAGGGCCTGGAGGACGCCATCGACGTCTCCGTCGTCGACCCCGTTCGCGTCGACCAGGGCTGGGAGTTCGACGCCGAAAAGCCCGGCACGACGCCGGACAAACTCTTCGGGAGCGACTACCTCCGCGAGGTCTACGCGCGCGCCGACCCCGACTACACGGGTCGCGTCACCGTCCCCGTCCTCTACGACACCGCCGAGGACGCCATCGTGAACAACGAGTCCGCGGAGATCATGCGGATGCTCGACACCGCCTTCGACGACTACGCGGAGAACGACGTGGACCTCTACCCCGAAGGCTACCGAGAGGAGGTCGACGACCTCATCGAGCGCATCTACGATCCGATCAACAACGGCGTCTACAAGGCGGGGTTCGCGGGCACGCAGGACGCCTACGAGGACGCCGTGACCGACCTCTTCGACGCGCTCACGGAGTGGGACGCGACGCTCGGCACGCAGCGCTTCCTCGCCGGCGACCGGCTCACCGAAGCCGACCTCGCGATGTTCACGACGCTCTACCGCTTCGACGAAGTCTACCACACCCACTTCAAGTGCAACCACCGCGAGATAACCGACTACGACCACCTCTGGGGCTACCTCCGCGACCTCTGCAACCTCCCCGGCGTCGAGGCGACCTGCGACATGCATCACGTCAAAGAGCACTACTACCGGAGTCACACGGACCTGAACCCGAAGGGCATCGTCCCCATCGGCCCCGACCCGGACTTCTTCGCGCCGCACACCCGCGACGACCTCCCCGGCGACCTCCCCGACGCGCTCCGGACGCCGTAACACCGGCTGTCGCGGCGGCGACGCCGTGCGCCGTGATGCCGCGCGGACCCGACGGTTTTTCTACACGGGCGAGTATAGAGAAAGCATACTATGGCGCTCTCCCGCCGCGCGTTCGTGAAGACCGTCGGCCTCGCCGGGGCGGCGGGCGGCGGCGTCGTCGCTTCCACCTCGCTGCAGGGCGGCGAGACGAAGAACGGCTGGCAGACCGTCGACTCGACGGTCGAAGGCACGCTCTACGACACCGTCATGTCCACCGCCGGCCCGGTCGCGGTCGGCGGCGACGGCGTCGTCCTCCTCCGCGAGCCCGGCGGCTGGCGGCCGATTCTCGAACACGGCCCGCACGTCGCCGGAAACGGCCTGCTCGCCGCGGACAGAACGGACGACCGCTCCGCGGTCTGGTTCGTCGGCGGCGGCGGCGCGGTCGGCCGCTACGACGTGCGTTCGAAGACGCTCATCGACTTCTCCGCGCCCGGCGGGAAGACGAGCTCGTGGGCGGACCTCTCCGTCGTCGGCTCCGCCGGCGACGAACGCGTCTTCCTCATCAACGGCTCCGGCGAGTTCGTCGCCGGCGACTTCTACGACGGCGGCGTCGACTGGAGCGACGTCCTCCAGACGGACGCGAAAGGCGTCTCCGAAGAGCAGGGCATCCCCGAGGACGAACCCGGCTCCGGCTCCTCCGCGCTCGGCCTCGACTTCGCCACCTCGAACGTCGGGTTCGCCTGCGACACGACGAGCGGCGTCTACCGCACGACGAACGCCGGGCAGTCCTGGCAGAAAATCGGCATCGAGGACGCCCAGGTCGGCTTCCAGGACGTCGCCGCGCTCCCGAACGGCCGCGTCGTCGTCGCCGGCGGCGGCGGCCTCCTCTACAGTTATAACGGGTCGTCCTGGCGGAAACAGCAGATCGGCGACGACAACATCTACGCGCTGGAGACGGGGACGCGGACGGTCGCGTCCGGCGCGAACGGCGTCGTCTACGAGAAGGGGAGCTCCGGCTGGGAGTCGACGCAGACCTCGACGTCGAGCGCGCTCTACGGCATGGCGTACGACCGCACGGGCAACTACCCCGACATCGCCGTCGGCGACTCCGGCGTCATCGTCGAATCCGGCGACTACCAGGGGTCGCTCCCGAACACCATCGAACTCACCGGAGCGCAGGACACCTCGACGAGCTACAGGTTCAGCGTCACGGACGTCGTCGCGCGCGGCCCGAACACGGAGAACGCGAAGGTCGAGGAGGGCCACGTTGCGAGCGGCGTCGTCGGCGGCGACACCGACACCTTCGGCTTCTCCGGCGACATCTCGACGTTCGCCGTCACCGGCGGCGACCCCGACAACCTCACCGTCACGGTGAACGGCGCGAAACGCTCGGCGTCCTCGCTCGGCACAGCGACGTGGGAGGCGATGGACGTCCCGTTCGACGGCGCGCTCTACGACGTCGTGAACGCCGGCGACGACTCCTACGCCGGCGGCGAAGGCGGGACGTTTCTCCACCGAACCACCGACGATGGCGACGCCTGGGAGGTCGTGGAGACGGGCGGGCCGCGCGGGAGCGGCGACGCCGTCCGAAAGCTCGCCGCGTCGACCGACGGGAACGTCGTCTGGGCGGCCGGCGAATCCGGGTCGCTCGGCCGCTACACCGTCACCGCATCCACCGGCGACTCCGGCTCGCGGCCGAAGGACGGCTTCGACGACCACTCACAGCCCGAGGGACACGCGGGCGGGTGGACGGCGCTCGCCGTCGCGGGCGACGCCGGGAACGAACGCGTCGTCGTCGCCGGCCAGTCCGGCGGCGTCTACACCGGCACGTACGCCAGCGGGAACGACGGCGTCTCCTGGCACGCCACCCGCATCACCGGCGGCGTCGCCGTCACCGCCCTCGACATGGAAACCCCGCAGAACGGCTACCTCGCCGACGAGAACGGCGACATCTACCACACGACCGACGGCGGCCGGAACTGGGACCGCATCGGCATTGATGGTGGTGACGCCGACATCACCGACCTCGCCGTCCTCGGCCCCGAGGAAATCTACGCCAGCGCCGGCGACGGCACCGTCATCCGCTACAACGGCCGCGTGTGGACGAAGCGCTTCGCCGGCGCGAGCGGCCTGAACGCCGTCGACGCCCACGACGGCGACCTCATCGCCGCCGGCGCGAGCGGGAAAATCTACGCCAAAGGCACCTGGCAGTGGGAACCCCAGCCGACGCCCACGCAGGCCAGCCTCCACGGCATCGCCGTCGGCCACGACAACGCCCCGACGCTCGTCTCCGGCGGCGGCGGCACCGTCCTCCGACGACACACCAACAAGTGACTTGCTCGCTCGCCCATCGCGGCCGCCGACGCGAGTAGAATCGGGGCGTTACGCGTCGTTTTCGAGAGCGATGGACGCGAGCATCGCCTCCAACTGGACCTGTTCGTTCGCGCCCTCGGCGATGCGGTAGTCGGCTTCGCCGACGCGGTCCATGAGGTGGACGGCGGCCTTCTCGTCGACGTCGAACTCCCAGACGGATCGGTGGAGCTGGTCGATGATGTCGCCGCCGGCGAGGCCGCGCTCGGAGAGGAGCTCGTCGAGCGTGCTGCGCGCGGCGAGGAAGTCGCCGTCGAGGGTGTCGTTCACCATCGCTTCGATCTCCTCGGGGCGCGCGGTCGCGGTGATGGCGTAGACGGCTTCCTCGTCGACGACGTCGCCGGTCGCCGCGGCCTGCTGGAGGGCGTTCACGGCGCGGCGCATGTCGCCGTCGGCGGCGTAGACGAGCGCGTCAACGCCGTCCTCCGTGTACTCGACGCCC
This sequence is a window from Halocalculus aciditolerans. Protein-coding genes within it:
- a CDS encoding glutathione S-transferase family protein, with translation MGRMIDGEWHTDAEQLSKSERGEFQRDQTSFRDWIRGTRRGPDDVVEDGPEPEAGRYHLYVSYACPWAHRVLLTRALKGLEDAIDVSVVDPVRVDQGWEFDAEKPGTTPDKLFGSDYLREVYARADPDYTGRVTVPVLYDTAEDAIVNNESAEIMRMLDTAFDDYAENDVDLYPEGYREEVDDLIERIYDPINNGVYKAGFAGTQDAYEDAVTDLFDALTEWDATLGTQRFLAGDRLTEADLAMFTTLYRFDEVYHTHFKCNHREITDYDHLWGYLRDLCNLPGVEATCDMHHVKEHYYRSHTDLNPKGIVPIGPDPDFFAPHTRDDLPGDLPDALRTP
- a CDS encoding WD40/YVTN/BNR-like repeat-containing protein; this translates as MALSRRAFVKTVGLAGAAGGGVVASTSLQGGETKNGWQTVDSTVEGTLYDTVMSTAGPVAVGGDGVVLLREPGGWRPILEHGPHVAGNGLLAADRTDDRSAVWFVGGGGAVGRYDVRSKTLIDFSAPGGKTSSWADLSVVGSAGDERVFLINGSGEFVAGDFYDGGVDWSDVLQTDAKGVSEEQGIPEDEPGSGSSALGLDFATSNVGFACDTTSGVYRTTNAGQSWQKIGIEDAQVGFQDVAALPNGRVVVAGGGGLLYSYNGSSWRKQQIGDDNIYALETGTRTVASGANGVVYEKGSSGWESTQTSTSSALYGMAYDRTGNYPDIAVGDSGVIVESGDYQGSLPNTIELTGAQDTSTSYRFSVTDVVARGPNTENAKVEEGHVASGVVGGDTDTFGFSGDISTFAVTGGDPDNLTVTVNGAKRSASSLGTATWEAMDVPFDGALYDVVNAGDDSYAGGEGGTFLHRTTDDGDAWEVVETGGPRGSGDAVRKLAASTDGNVVWAAGESGSLGRYTVTASTGDSGSRPKDGFDDHSQPEGHAGGWTALAVAGDAGNERVVVAGQSGGVYTGTYASGNDGVSWHATRITGGVAVTALDMETPQNGYLADENGDIYHTTDGGRNWDRIGIDGGDADITDLAVLGPEEIYASAGDGTVIRYNGRVWTKRFAGASGLNAVDAHDGDLIAAGASGKIYAKGTWQWEPQPTPTQASLHGIAVGHDNAPTLVSGGGGTVLRRHTNK